The proteins below are encoded in one region of Ricinus communis isolate WT05 ecotype wild-type chromosome 6, ASM1957865v1, whole genome shotgun sequence:
- the LOC107260980 gene encoding uncharacterized protein LOC107260980, whose translation MAGEKRVLQLNELEEIRLDAYESSRLYKEKTKRWHDKGILRREFKEGDLVLLFDSRLKLFPRKLRSRWSGSFRVSKVFPYGSIELWNRQNGTFKVNGQRVKHYRVGDPIDESVDITLSDPSSE comes from the coding sequence ATGGCGGGTGAGAAGAGGGTCCTGCAACTTAATGAGCTAGAAGAGATTCGACTTGATGCTTATGAAAGTTCAAGATTGTACAAGGAGAAGACTAAAAGATGGCATGACAAAGGGATTTTGAGAAGAGAGTTTAAGGAAGGCGACTTAGTTCTCCTTTTCGACTCTAGGTTGAAACTCTTTCCTAGGAAACTTCGCTCTCGATGGTCAGGATCGTTCCGAGTTAGTAAGGTTTTCCCTTATGGTTCAATAGAGCTTTGGAACAGACAAAATGGTACTTTCAAGGTGAATGGTCAAAGAGTGAAACATTACAGAGTCGGTGACCCCATTGATGAGAGTGTGGACATCACACTTTCCGACCCTTCATCGGAATAA